A stretch of the Nerophis ophidion isolate RoL-2023_Sa linkage group LG27, RoL_Noph_v1.0, whole genome shotgun sequence genome encodes the following:
- the LOC133544164 gene encoding L-rhamnose-binding lectin CSL2-like, producing MLPAKLTIVAFLASMWCCSAFTARSAFKHSLACSDKNIELQCPKSHVIAVEEVRYGKANTLNCTALPTVATVFPVDQRCLRTIFTEWVGFICDGQQRCRLTKPNPRMFACDANDNFVQVKYMCTPQSPAMRTVVACDGQTAAITCAFGTAIEVTKATYGRFDENLCTKTPSDATSCSSPFAEDLVADRCDERTSCQIVANLSLGNGTHCDNLPKYLTVNYECV from the exons CCCGATCAGCTTTCAAACACAGTCTGGCATGTTCCGATAAGAACATTGAACTGCAATGCC CTAAAAGTCATGTGATCGCGGTGGAAGAAGTACGCTATGGTAAAGCCAATACTCTCAACTGTACGGCTTTACCCACAGTCGCCACAGTCTTCCCAGTTGACCAGCGCTGCCTCCGAACAATATTCACGGAATGGGTCGGGTTCAT CTGTGATGGCCAGCAGCGTTGCCGCCTGACAAAGCCAAACCCAAGAATGTTTGCATGCGACGCCAATGACAACTTTGTCCAGGTCAAGTACATGTGCACGCCACAAAGCCCTG CTATGCGCACAGTTGTTGCCTGTGACGGACAAACAGCAGCTATCACCTGCG CTTTTGGCACCGCCATCGAGGTTACGAAGGCCACTTATGGACGCTTTGATGAGAATCTCTGCACTAAGACCCCCTCGGACGCAACCTCCTGCTCGAGCCCATTTGCCGAAGATCTCGTTGCAGACAG GTGTGATGAGCGGACTTCCTGCCAAATCGTTGCAAACCTAAGCTTGGGAAATGGGACTCACTGTGATAATCTTCCCAAGTACCTGACTGTGAACTATGAGTGTGTGTGA